A section of the Primulina eburnea isolate SZY01 chromosome 1, ASM2296580v1, whole genome shotgun sequence genome encodes:
- the LOC140833314 gene encoding magnesium transporter MRS2-1-like isoform X4: protein MADLKERLLLPKPASAFSVRDSLYKPAASGWLGVDVSGLKKRGQGLRSWIRVDANGNSQEMEVDKFTMMRRCDLPARDLRLLDPMFVYPSTILGREKAIVVNLEQIRCIITADEVLLLNSLDSYVLQYVVELQRRLQGAEVGEVWQSAGPELSRRRGSMNFDNMLANAYPDYLPFEFRALEVALETACSFLDSQAAELEIEAYPLLDEFTSKISTLNLERVRRLKSRLVALTRRVQKVRDEIEQLMDDDGDMAEMYLTEKKRHMESSFYGDQSLMGIRSIDGLLSVSAPISPVSSPPGGRKLEKSLSISRSRQESVRSSESVVNRIEELEMLLEAYFVVIDSTLNKLTSLKEYIDDTEDFINIQLKVDAAIENG, encoded by the exons ATGGCAGACCTTAAAGAACGCCTGCTCCTACCAAAACCTGCTTCGGCTTTTAGTGTCAGAGATTCGTTGTATAAGCCGGCTGCCTCTGGCTGGCTAGGAGTGGATGTTTCTGGCCTCAAAAAGCGAGGGCAAGGCCTTAGATCATGGATACGAGTTGATGCAAATGGGAATTCCCAAGAGATGGAGGTTGACAAGTTCACCATGATGCGGCGTTGTGATCTTCCTGCACGTGATCTAAGATTATTGGATCCAATGTTTGTTTACCCCTCAACCATCCTTGGTAGAGAGAAGGCAATTGTAGTGAATCTTGAGCAGATTCGATGTATTATTACTGCAGATGAGGTTTTGTTGTTAAATTCCCTTGATAGCTATGTACTGCAGTATGTGGTGGAGTTGCAGCGACGTCTACAAGGGGCGGAAGTTGGTGAAGTTTGGCAGTCTGCAGGTCCAGAATTAAGCAGAAGAAGAGGAAGCATGAATTTTGACAATATGCTAGCTAATGCATATCCTGATTACTTGCCCTTTGAATTCAGAGCTCTTGAAGTTGCCTTGGAGACTGCCTGTTCTTTTTTGGACTCTCAG GCAGCAGAACTAGAAATTGAGGCATATCCACTGTTGGATGAATTTACGTCAAAGATCAGCACATTGAATCTGGAACGAGTTCGCCGATTAAAGAGCAGACTTGTTGCATTAACTCGGAGGGTTCAAAAG GTTAGGGATGAGATAGAGCAGCTCATGGATGATGATGGAGACATGGCTGAAATGTATCTTACTGAGAAGAAAAGACACATGGAATCATCTTTTTATGGAGATCAATCTTTGATGGGAATCCGATCAATTGATGGGTTGCTGTCTGTTTCTGCACCTATTTCTCCTGTTTCTTCCCCCCCTGGTGGCAGGAAGCTTGAAAAAAGCCTGAGTATTTCCAGGAGCAGACAGGAGAGTGTCAGGAGTTCAGAAAGCGTTGTTAATAGAATAGAAGAGTTAGAAATGTTGTTGGAGGCATACTTTGTTGTCATTGATAGCACCCTCAACAAATTGACTTCG CTGAAGGAGTATATTGACGATACTGAAGACTTCATCAACATTCAGCTG AAGGTTGATGCCGCTATAGAAAATGGATAG
- the LOC140833314 gene encoding magnesium transporter MRS2-1-like isoform X1 — MADLKERLLLPKPASAFSVRDSLYKPAASGWLGVDVSGLKKRGQGLRSWIRVDANGNSQEMEVDKFTMMRRCDLPARDLRLLDPMFVYPSTILGREKAIVVNLEQIRCIITADEVLLLNSLDSYVLQYVVELQRRLQGAEVGEVWQSAGPELSRRRGSMNFDNMLANAYPDYLPFEFRALEVALETACSFLDSQAAELEIEAYPLLDEFTSKISTLNLERVRRLKSRLVALTRRVQKVRDEIEQLMDDDGDMAEMYLTEKKRHMESSFYGDQSLMGIRSIDGLLSVSAPISPVSSPPGGRKLEKSLSISRSRQESVRSSESVVNRIEELEMLLEAYFVVIDSTLNKLTSLKEYIDDTEDFINIQLDNVRNQLIQFELLLTTATFVVAIFAVVAGIFGMNFPVPLFNDPDAFKWVMIITGVSGLIMFCLFLWFYKYRRLMPL, encoded by the exons ATGGCAGACCTTAAAGAACGCCTGCTCCTACCAAAACCTGCTTCGGCTTTTAGTGTCAGAGATTCGTTGTATAAGCCGGCTGCCTCTGGCTGGCTAGGAGTGGATGTTTCTGGCCTCAAAAAGCGAGGGCAAGGCCTTAGATCATGGATACGAGTTGATGCAAATGGGAATTCCCAAGAGATGGAGGTTGACAAGTTCACCATGATGCGGCGTTGTGATCTTCCTGCACGTGATCTAAGATTATTGGATCCAATGTTTGTTTACCCCTCAACCATCCTTGGTAGAGAGAAGGCAATTGTAGTGAATCTTGAGCAGATTCGATGTATTATTACTGCAGATGAGGTTTTGTTGTTAAATTCCCTTGATAGCTATGTACTGCAGTATGTGGTGGAGTTGCAGCGACGTCTACAAGGGGCGGAAGTTGGTGAAGTTTGGCAGTCTGCAGGTCCAGAATTAAGCAGAAGAAGAGGAAGCATGAATTTTGACAATATGCTAGCTAATGCATATCCTGATTACTTGCCCTTTGAATTCAGAGCTCTTGAAGTTGCCTTGGAGACTGCCTGTTCTTTTTTGGACTCTCAG GCAGCAGAACTAGAAATTGAGGCATATCCACTGTTGGATGAATTTACGTCAAAGATCAGCACATTGAATCTGGAACGAGTTCGCCGATTAAAGAGCAGACTTGTTGCATTAACTCGGAGGGTTCAAAAG GTTAGGGATGAGATAGAGCAGCTCATGGATGATGATGGAGACATGGCTGAAATGTATCTTACTGAGAAGAAAAGACACATGGAATCATCTTTTTATGGAGATCAATCTTTGATGGGAATCCGATCAATTGATGGGTTGCTGTCTGTTTCTGCACCTATTTCTCCTGTTTCTTCCCCCCCTGGTGGCAGGAAGCTTGAAAAAAGCCTGAGTATTTCCAGGAGCAGACAGGAGAGTGTCAGGAGTTCAGAAAGCGTTGTTAATAGAATAGAAGAGTTAGAAATGTTGTTGGAGGCATACTTTGTTGTCATTGATAGCACCCTCAACAAATTGACTTCG CTGAAGGAGTATATTGACGATACTGAAGACTTCATCAACATTCAGCTG GATAATGTTCGAAACCAGCTTATACAGTTTGAGTTATTACTTACTACCGCAACATTTGTTGTTGCCATATTTGCTGTTGTAGCCGGTATATTTGGAATGAACTTTCCTGTTCCGTTGTTCAATGACCCGGATGCATTCAAGTGGGTCATGATAATCACTGGAGTTTCTGGACTCATTATGTTTTGCCTATTTTTATGGTTTTACAAGTATAGAAGGTTGATGCCGCTATAG
- the LOC140833314 gene encoding magnesium transporter MRS2-1-like isoform X2 has translation MADLKERLLLPKPASAFSVRDSLYKPAASGWLGVDVSGLKKRGQGLRSWIRVDANGNSQEMEVDKFTMMRRCDLPARDLRLLDPMFVYPSTILGREKAIVVNLEQIRCIITADEVLLLNSLDSYVLQYVVELQRRLQGAEVGEVWQSAGPELSRRRGSMNFDNMLANAYPDYLPFEFRALEVALETACSFLDSQAAELEIEAYPLLDEFTSKISTLNLERVRRLKSRLVALTRRVQKVRDEIEQLMDDDGDMAEMYLTEKKRHMESSFYGDQSLMGIRSIDGLLSVSAPISPVSSPPGGRKLEKSLSISRSRQESVRSSESVVNRIEELEMLLEAYFVVIDSTLNKLTSLKEYIDDTEDFINIQLDNVRNQLIQFELLLTTATFVVAIFAVVAEG, from the exons ATGGCAGACCTTAAAGAACGCCTGCTCCTACCAAAACCTGCTTCGGCTTTTAGTGTCAGAGATTCGTTGTATAAGCCGGCTGCCTCTGGCTGGCTAGGAGTGGATGTTTCTGGCCTCAAAAAGCGAGGGCAAGGCCTTAGATCATGGATACGAGTTGATGCAAATGGGAATTCCCAAGAGATGGAGGTTGACAAGTTCACCATGATGCGGCGTTGTGATCTTCCTGCACGTGATCTAAGATTATTGGATCCAATGTTTGTTTACCCCTCAACCATCCTTGGTAGAGAGAAGGCAATTGTAGTGAATCTTGAGCAGATTCGATGTATTATTACTGCAGATGAGGTTTTGTTGTTAAATTCCCTTGATAGCTATGTACTGCAGTATGTGGTGGAGTTGCAGCGACGTCTACAAGGGGCGGAAGTTGGTGAAGTTTGGCAGTCTGCAGGTCCAGAATTAAGCAGAAGAAGAGGAAGCATGAATTTTGACAATATGCTAGCTAATGCATATCCTGATTACTTGCCCTTTGAATTCAGAGCTCTTGAAGTTGCCTTGGAGACTGCCTGTTCTTTTTTGGACTCTCAG GCAGCAGAACTAGAAATTGAGGCATATCCACTGTTGGATGAATTTACGTCAAAGATCAGCACATTGAATCTGGAACGAGTTCGCCGATTAAAGAGCAGACTTGTTGCATTAACTCGGAGGGTTCAAAAG GTTAGGGATGAGATAGAGCAGCTCATGGATGATGATGGAGACATGGCTGAAATGTATCTTACTGAGAAGAAAAGACACATGGAATCATCTTTTTATGGAGATCAATCTTTGATGGGAATCCGATCAATTGATGGGTTGCTGTCTGTTTCTGCACCTATTTCTCCTGTTTCTTCCCCCCCTGGTGGCAGGAAGCTTGAAAAAAGCCTGAGTATTTCCAGGAGCAGACAGGAGAGTGTCAGGAGTTCAGAAAGCGTTGTTAATAGAATAGAAGAGTTAGAAATGTTGTTGGAGGCATACTTTGTTGTCATTGATAGCACCCTCAACAAATTGACTTCG CTGAAGGAGTATATTGACGATACTGAAGACTTCATCAACATTCAGCTG GATAATGTTCGAAACCAGCTTATACAGTTTGAGTTATTACTTACTACCGCAACATTTGTTGTTGCCATATTTGCTGTTGTAGCCG AAGGTTGA
- the LOC140833314 gene encoding magnesium transporter MRS2-1-like isoform X3 → MADLKERLLLPKPASAFSVRDSLYKPAASGWLGVDVSGLKKRGQGLRSWIRVDANGNSQEMEVDKFTMMRRCDLPARDLRLLDPMFVYPSTILGREKAIVVNLEQIRCIITADEVLLLNSLDSYVLQYVVELQRRLQGAEVGEVWQSAGPELSRRRGSMNFDNMLANAYPDYLPFEFRALEVALETACSFLDSQAAELEIEAYPLLDEFTSKISTLNLERVRRLKSRLVALTRRVQKVRDEIEQLMDDDGDMAEMYLTEKKRHMESSFYGDQSLMGIRSIDGLLSVSAPISPVSSPPGGRKLEKSLSISRSRQESVRSSESVVNRIEELEMLLEAYFVVIDSTLNKLTSVSSTTMIMFETSLYSLSYYLLPQHLLLPYLLL, encoded by the exons ATGGCAGACCTTAAAGAACGCCTGCTCCTACCAAAACCTGCTTCGGCTTTTAGTGTCAGAGATTCGTTGTATAAGCCGGCTGCCTCTGGCTGGCTAGGAGTGGATGTTTCTGGCCTCAAAAAGCGAGGGCAAGGCCTTAGATCATGGATACGAGTTGATGCAAATGGGAATTCCCAAGAGATGGAGGTTGACAAGTTCACCATGATGCGGCGTTGTGATCTTCCTGCACGTGATCTAAGATTATTGGATCCAATGTTTGTTTACCCCTCAACCATCCTTGGTAGAGAGAAGGCAATTGTAGTGAATCTTGAGCAGATTCGATGTATTATTACTGCAGATGAGGTTTTGTTGTTAAATTCCCTTGATAGCTATGTACTGCAGTATGTGGTGGAGTTGCAGCGACGTCTACAAGGGGCGGAAGTTGGTGAAGTTTGGCAGTCTGCAGGTCCAGAATTAAGCAGAAGAAGAGGAAGCATGAATTTTGACAATATGCTAGCTAATGCATATCCTGATTACTTGCCCTTTGAATTCAGAGCTCTTGAAGTTGCCTTGGAGACTGCCTGTTCTTTTTTGGACTCTCAG GCAGCAGAACTAGAAATTGAGGCATATCCACTGTTGGATGAATTTACGTCAAAGATCAGCACATTGAATCTGGAACGAGTTCGCCGATTAAAGAGCAGACTTGTTGCATTAACTCGGAGGGTTCAAAAG GTTAGGGATGAGATAGAGCAGCTCATGGATGATGATGGAGACATGGCTGAAATGTATCTTACTGAGAAGAAAAGACACATGGAATCATCTTTTTATGGAGATCAATCTTTGATGGGAATCCGATCAATTGATGGGTTGCTGTCTGTTTCTGCACCTATTTCTCCTGTTTCTTCCCCCCCTGGTGGCAGGAAGCTTGAAAAAAGCCTGAGTATTTCCAGGAGCAGACAGGAGAGTGTCAGGAGTTCAGAAAGCGTTGTTAATAGAATAGAAGAGTTAGAAATGTTGTTGGAGGCATACTTTGTTGTCATTGATAGCACCCTCAACAAATTGACTTCGGTATCATCTACAACCAT GATAATGTTCGAAACCAGCTTATACAGTTTGAGTTATTACTTACTACCGCAACATTTGTTGTTGCCATATTTGCTGTTGTAG
- the LOC140812925 gene encoding inactive RHOMBOID-like protein 8: MEETPKLQTLVDIKPTPHSVSRISAELTAEESVKDQRIPFPFFRPLSQRKENTWIISIFVILHLISFTATMFVNDCWGNSHAQCALKSLGRFSFQPLAENPLLGPSASALDSMGALHKRYLIKGHQPWRLLTSSCLHGGVFHIIISLSSVIFVGIHLEQEFGPLRTGLIYILSALMGSLVAALFLQDRASVTSSGALFGLLGALLSGLIRNWKIYSKKFATLVLFSIILTLNTIVGLMPYVNNFSNIGGFMSGFLTGFMLLLKPELGKVYHIKGFLIDYDAKNRVQHRHKFDKPVLRSVSLVIFSLVLAGVTVAIVQGVNLNKYCSWCRYIDCVPLKWWSCDDITMPCEAMTSSEQLTLTCSGNGKFKVLPSANVSEARIQDLCYLICS, encoded by the exons ATGGAAGAAACCCCAAAACTCCAAACCCTTGTAGACATCAAGCCCACTCCACATTCGGTATCAAGAATCTCAGCTGAACTCACAGCAGAAGAATCTGTCAAAGACCAGAGAATACCCTTTCCATTCTTCAGGCCCCTTTCTCAGAGAAAGGAGAACACTTGGATCATATCTATATTTGTGATCCTTCACTTAATTTCTTTTACTGCCACTATGTTTGTAAATGATTGTTGGGGCAATTCCCATGCGCAGTGCGCCCTCAAATCCCTTGGAAGGTTCTCCTTTCAGCCGCTGGCCGAAAATCCTTTGCTTGGCCCTTCAGCTTCTGC GCTTGATTCAATGGGGGCACTTCACAAGAGATATTTGATAAAAGGTCATCAACCGTGGCGCCTTCTCACGAGCTCATGCTTGCACGGAGGTGTTTTCCACATTATCATCAGTCTTTCTAGTGTAATATTTGTTGGAATTCACTTGGAGCAAGAGTTTGGACCAT TGAGGACAGGACTCATATACATACTTTCAGCCCTAATGGGTAGTTTGGTAGCTGCTTTATTTCTTCAAGATAGGGCATCAGTTACATCTTCTGGTGCATTGTTTGGATTGCTTGGTGCATTGCTGTCTGGACTTATTCGAAATTGGAAGATTTACTCCAAAAAG TTTGCAACTCTCGTGTTGTTTTCCATCATATTGACATTAAACACAATAGTCGGCCTGATGCCATATGTCAACAACTTTTCCAACATTGGGGGATTTATGTCAGGATTTCTTACTGGTTTTATGCTTCTATTAAAGCCAGAGCTTGGGAAAGTGTATCATATTAAAGGCTTTTTGATCGATTATGATGCTAAGAATAGGGTTCAGCACAgacacaagtttgataaaccaGTCTTGAGGAGTGTTTCACTAGTCATTTTCAGTCTTGT ACTTGCTGGAGTTACTGTTGCTATTGTTCAAGgggtaaatttgaacaagtactGTAGCTGGTGTCGCTACATCGATTGTGTTCCTTTGAAATGGTGGAGCTGTGATGACATAACTATGCCTTGTGAG GCAATGACAAGCTCTGAGCAGTTGACTCTGACTTGCTCTGGCAATGGCAAGTTTAAGGTGCTGCCTTCGGCTAATGTCTCAGAAGCAAGGATCCAGGACCTATGCTATCTCATTTGCTCATAG
- the LOC140833376 gene encoding uncharacterized protein, with amino-acid sequence MQSGLAGLKVVLSRLGGGNRRRKVKIRVMEWWRKAVFPIKRAWSAVFSRVKEREKGVGLLKLHDDIQTCGYEDVQVMWEMLRTESEVMSLQAKRKHRWFWKNFTSSSPRIKLDKEIP; translated from the exons ATGCAGTCAGGTCTGGCGGGGTTGAAGGTGGTGCTGAGTCGGCTTGGCGGCGGGAATCGGCGGAGGAAGGTGAAGATTAGGGTGATGGAGTGGTGGCGGAAAGCGGTGTTCCCGATCAAGAGGGCTTGGTCGGCGGTGTTCTCTCGTGTCAAGGAACGTGAAAAAG GTGTTGGGCTTCTGAAACTTCACGATGACATCCAAACTTGTGGATATGAGGATGTGCAGGTTATGTGGGAAATGTTGAGGACAGAATCAGAAGTAATGTCACTGCAAGCTAAGCGCAAGCACCGTTGGTTCTGGAAGAACTTTACCTCATCTTCTCCCCGAATCAAACTTGATAAAGAAATACCCTAA
- the LOC140812943 gene encoding uncharacterized protein codes for MAKSCKGLAMELVKCLSESDCVKVENRDYRECAKEKSPKISSECVGLRETYFNCKRGQVDMRARIRGNKGY; via the exons ATGGCGAAGTCCTGTAAAGGTCTGGCCATGGAACTCGTGAAATGCCTCAGTGAATCCGACTGCGTTAAG GTGGAGAACCGGGATTACAGAGAATGTGCAAAAGAGAAAAGCCCGAAAATATCTAGTGAGTGTGTGGGACTGAGGGAAACATATTTCAACTGCAAGAGAGGACAG GTTGACATGAGAGCTCGAATTCGGGGAAACAAAGGTTACTAG